A region of Sparus aurata chromosome 8, fSpaAur1.1, whole genome shotgun sequence DNA encodes the following proteins:
- the ldha gene encoding L-lactate dehydrogenase A chain, giving the protein MSTKEKLIGHVMKEEPVGSRNKVTVVGVGMVGMASAVSILLKDLCDELALVDVMEDKLKGEVMDLQHGSLFLKTHKIVADKDYSVTANSRVVVVTAGARQQEGESRLNLVQRNVNIFKFIIPNIVKYSPHCILMVVSNPVDILTYVAWKLSGFPRHRVIGSGTNLDSARFRHLMGEKLHLHPSSCHGWIVGEHGDSSVPVWSGVNVAGVSLQSLNPKMGAEGDSENWKEVHKLVVDGAYEVIKLKGYTSWAIGMSVADLVESITKNLHKVHPVSTLVKGMHGVKDEVFLSVPCVLGNSGLTDVIHMTLKPDEEKQLVKSAETLWGVQKELTL; this is encoded by the exons ATGTCCACCAAGGAGAAGCTGATCGGCCACGTGATGAAGGAGGAGCCTGTTGGCAGCAGGAACAAGGTGACGGTGGTGGGTGTCGGCATGGTGGGCATGGCCTCCGCCGTCAGCATCCTGCTCAAG GATTTGTGTGATGAGCTGGCCCTGGTTGATGTGATGGAGGACAAGCTGAAGGGTGAGGTCATGGACCTGCAGCACGGGTCCCTCTTCCTCAAGACACACAAGATTGTGGCCGACAAAG aCTACAGTGTGACAGCCAATTCCAGAGTGGTGGTGGTGACCGCTGGTGCCCGCCAGCAGGAGGGCGAGAGCCGCCTGAACCTGGTGCAGCGCAACGTCAACATCTTCAAGTTCATCATCCCGAACATCGTCAAGTACAGCCCCCACTGCATCCTGATGGTGGTGTCTAACCCAG TGGACATCCTGACCTACGTGGCCTGGAAGCTGAGCGGCTTCCCGCGTCACCGCGTCATCGGCTCTGGCACCAACCTGGACTCCGCACGTTTCCGCCACCTCATGGGAGAGaagctccacctccacccttcCAGCTGCCACGGCTGGATCGTCGGCGAGCACGGAGACTCCAGTG TGCCCGTGTGGAGCGGTGTCAATGTTGCTGGAGTTTCTCTGCAGAGCCTCAACCCAAAGATGGGGGCTGAGGGCGACAGTGAGAACTGGAAGGAAGTTCATAAGCTGGTGGTTGACGG agcCTACGAGGTTATCAAGCTGAAGGGCTACACCTCCTGGGCCATCGGTATGTCTGTGGCCGACCTGGTGGAAAGTATCACCAAGAACCTGCACAAAGTGCACCCTGTGTCCACACTGGTCAAG GGCATGCACGGAGTGAAGGACGAGGTCTTCCTGAGCGTCCCTTGCGTCCTGGGCAACAGCGGTCTGACAGATGTGATCCACATGACCCTGAAGCCCGACGAGGAGAAGCAGCTGGTGAAGAGCGCCGAGACCCTGTGGGGAGTCCAGAAGGAGCTCACTCTGTGA